A section of the Brachyhypopomus gauderio isolate BG-103 chromosome 13, BGAUD_0.2, whole genome shotgun sequence genome encodes:
- the LOC143473899 gene encoding syncytin-B-like, with amino-acid sequence MSVGEIEPDWCNATTKVPGIGRVARAGIWWYCGGHTLLALIPGKAKGICAMVRLITPITMIGLREITPQPAIAQGRKKRDAFDLSIGSPTYIDSIGVPRGVPNEYKLVDQIATGFENIPIISALFPVTPNKNVDRINFVHYNVLRLTNLTRDAIEGLSEQLRATSLMAVQNRMALDMLLAEKGGVCFMFGDNCCTFIPNNTAPDGSVTRALDGLKALSKEMQEASGISNPMEEWFTKVFGKWKALIMSLFMSVAVFIAIVVICGCCCIPCIRSLTQRLITAAIEKGDAKNPPPYTMPLMVEDDDDISSEEDDSV; translated from the coding sequence atgagtgtgggagaaattgaaccagattggtgtaacgccacaacgaaggtcccggggatagggagagtagcccgggcagggatctggtggtactgcggaggacacactctgctggcattaataccaggaaaagctaaaggaatctgtgctatggttagactaatcacaccaataacaatgatagggctgagggaaatcacaccgcagcctgctatagcccaagggagaaagaagcgtgatgcctttgatttgtccatagggtcaccaacatacattgactccataggagtgcctcggggggttcccaatgaatacaagctagttgatcaaatagctacgggctttgagaacattccaattatatcagccttgtttccagtaacaccgaacaagaatgtagataggatcaactttgtccattacaatgtgctgagattaaccaacctaacgagagacgcaatagaggggctgagcgaacaactgagagctacctcactgatggccgtacaaaacagaatggctctagatatgctcctggcggaaaaagggggtgtatgtttcatgtttggcgacaactgttgtaccttcattcccaataacacAGCACCGGATgggtcggtgaccagagctctggacggactgaaggctttatctaaggagatgcaggaggcctcaggtatcagtaaccccatggaggagtggttcacgaaggtgtttgggaaatggaaggcactaattatgtccttgtttatgtcagtagcagtgtttattgcaattgttgttatttgtggatgttgttgtataccatgtatcagatctctcacccaaaggttgatcacagccgcgattgagaagggggatgcaaagaacccaccaccatacaccatgccactgatggtggaggatgatgatgacatatcatctgaagaagacgattctgtgtga